ATAATTGAATTTCAACCTGTTTATTGCCTTATCAAAGATAGCTTCTTTATCCTCTTTACTCAATGACTTAAGTCTATTTTTGAAATATTCTTTTGCAAACATAAGATTTGCTGTATACAATGTTTCGGGATACTTGTCTGCAGCAGAGGATTCTTGTTCTAAAATCTTTGTCTTGAAATACTCATCGCTTGGATTATCCTTTTCATATCCAAATACAAAAGACTTATATAGCTGGTTGTAAGAACGATACAAAAAACGGTCTATCCATTCACTCTTTTGTCCGTAATTAATGCCTTCATTGTCATTAAACGTACATAAAATTTCATGCAATAAGATAATTAAAGTAGTCAATCTCTGCTGTCCATCTATTACATAATATGCGGACAGCCCTTTTTGAGAAGCCATAAATCATCTTTCCATTTTTCGATATTGGATACCTCATTTGCATTTATTGGTTCTACTGTCAATAATCCAATATAATGTATTTTATTGGGGCTAAGGTTTTGGATATCTTCCCAAAAGTCATCTAACTGGCGTTCTTCCCAAGAATAGCCACGTTGAAAATCAGGAATACGAAAAATTTTATTGTTGAATATTTCTGATAATGACAAAAGCTTTGTATCGCTCATACTTTTAGACTGCTAATCAATTTTTGTTTTCTATATATTCTAATATGTCATCCATCGTTGCTTTGAAAAAACGACCATAATCGCTTGATACATTTATAGGCTCCCGTGATTTTGAAGCACTTTTGTCCTAATGAACGACTAAAAGAAAGTTGGTATTTTTTTCCACATACCGTAAAATCAAAGACCTCACCCTTTGTTCCTGTCTCTAAGGCTTCTGATAGGTCTTTCAAATTTTTAATCATCT
This is a stretch of genomic DNA from Parabacteroides chongii. It encodes these proteins:
- a CDS encoding DUF262 domain-containing protein, whose translation is MSDTKLLSLSEIFNNKIFRIPDFQRGYSWEERQLDDFWEDIQNLSPNKIHYIGLLTVEPINANEVSNIEKWKDDLWLLKKGCPHIM
- a CDS encoding DUF262 domain-containing protein translates to MASQKGLSAYYVIDGQQRLTTLIILLHEILCTFNDNEGINYGQKSEWIDRFLYRSYNQLYKSFVFGYEKDNPSDEYFKTKILEQESSAADKYPETLYTANLMFAKEYFKNRLKSLSKEDKEAIFDKAINRLKFNYYEIDDSLDVYVTFETMNNRGKDLSHLELLKNRLIYLSTLLHEDDETKGRLRTDINETWKTIYEYLGKNKDNPLDDDDFLFNHWIMYFTYDRSQSDVYAEFLLKKKFTAKNVLSGNISIKEISNDKK